The following proteins are co-located in the Limisphaerales bacterium genome:
- a CDS encoding DUF1579 domain-containing protein: MSTHTLKTLLACVALQAVLFITPTLHALEPAPPEMEKPGEHHQHLKMMTGTWDVKLKMHHAPGQVMDGTGEETARIQPGGFWLISNFTGTFAGMKFTGHGVLGYDAHKKRYTGVWTDSVASVMLHSEGHCEKNGRLNTMTGKAYDPMKKRVVTYLQVTKIKDANTKTFHMYDVSGKRKILMMEAVYKRRVEKNIKDAKAPAKFTHTIVGLSGAHYYLGGPQQARPPEGQFKPGTRIKLVRKNGSYSIVQSETGITAHVSNTALKPIGR; encoded by the coding sequence ATGTCAACACACACATTGAAAACCCTTCTCGCGTGCGTGGCGTTGCAGGCTGTGCTGTTCATCACGCCGACGCTGCACGCCTTGGAACCGGCCCCGCCGGAAATGGAAAAACCCGGCGAACACCATCAGCATTTGAAAATGATGACCGGCACTTGGGATGTGAAATTAAAAATGCACCACGCCCCCGGACAGGTGATGGATGGCACCGGCGAGGAAACTGCCCGGATACAACCCGGCGGCTTCTGGCTCATCAGCAATTTCACCGGCACCTTTGCTGGCATGAAATTCACCGGCCACGGCGTGCTCGGTTACGACGCACACAAAAAACGCTACACCGGTGTCTGGACCGATTCGGTCGCCAGCGTGATGCTCCATTCCGAAGGCCATTGCGAAAAGAACGGGCGCCTCAACACCATGACCGGCAAGGCTTATGACCCGATGAAAAAGCGCGTGGTCACCTACCTGCAAGTCACGAAAATCAAAGACGCCAACACCAAAACGTTTCATATGTACGACGTATCCGGCAAACGCAAAATCTTGATGATGGAGGCCGTCTACAAACGGCGCGTGGAAAAAAATATTAAGGACGCCAAAGCCCCGGCGAAGTTCACCCACACCATCGTCGGCCTCAGCGGCGCACACTATTATCTCGGTGGCCCACAACAGGCGCGGCCGCCGGAAGGCCAGTTCAAACCCGGCACACGCATCAAGTTGGTACGCAAAAACGGTAGCTACTCCATCGTCCAAAGCGAAACTGGCATCACTGCCCACGTCTCCAATACCGCGCTAAAGCCAATTGGCCGATGA
- a CDS encoding DUF4870 domain-containing protein, which translates to MPTAAVALAIGTVRGYTCAVEQTEQQGRTGEVLCHLSPLVLVVGIPLANVIGPLIVWFIRKEASRSVDRHGRAALNFQISMTVYFVALFILTQIPFDPLTTLGHIGLRAWAYLNLILIIHAAYQATKGELAVYPLSIRFLPQ; encoded by the coding sequence TTGCCCACTGCCGCGGTTGCGCTTGCCATTGGCACAGTGCGCGGCTACACCTGCGCGGTGGAACAAACCGAACAACAAGGCCGAACGGGTGAGGTGCTCTGCCACCTGTCGCCGTTGGTTTTAGTGGTGGGCATTCCTTTGGCAAACGTCATCGGGCCGCTCATCGTTTGGTTCATCCGCAAAGAAGCCTCGCGAAGCGTGGATCGACACGGTCGCGCGGCATTGAATTTTCAAATCTCGATGACGGTTTATTTCGTGGCGCTGTTTATCCTCACCCAAATCCCTTTTGACCCATTAACGACGCTGGGCCATATTGGTCTGCGTGCTTGGGCATATCTGAACCTCATCCTCATCATCCACGCCGCTTATCAGGCCACCAAAGGCGAGCTGGCGGTGTACCCGCTTTCCATTCGATTCCTGCCGCAATAA
- a CDS encoding class I SAM-dependent methyltransferase yields MKTYKILILITGLAGAVVAQENPPAPAPFGPVTLPSTDALYQQLLKPNVEGIGKFYLGRQISHVMGHQAARWLDRPEREREEHTAEMIRSLKLQPGDQVADIGVGTGYIARHMAKVIGPKGAVHGVDIQPEMLELLAQKMKAAGIANVKGVLGTISDPKLPPNSIDLAIMVDVYHEFSHPYEMMAGIVNGLKIGGRIAFVEYRGEDPKVPIKRLHKMTEAQVKKEAALFPLKHVGTYKKLPWQHVVFFEKVSATK; encoded by the coding sequence ATGAAGACTTATAAAATATTAATCCTAATCACCGGCCTCGCCGGGGCAGTCGTGGCGCAGGAAAACCCTCCTGCGCCCGCGCCATTTGGGCCGGTGACCTTGCCCAGCACCGATGCGCTGTATCAACAGCTGCTCAAACCCAATGTCGAAGGCATCGGCAAGTTTTATTTGGGTCGGCAGATTTCCCACGTGATGGGCCATCAAGCCGCGCGTTGGCTTGACCGCCCCGAGCGTGAGCGTGAGGAACATACCGCCGAGATGATCCGCAGCCTCAAACTGCAGCCGGGTGATCAAGTGGCCGATATCGGCGTGGGCACCGGCTACATCGCGCGCCACATGGCCAAGGTAATTGGCCCCAAAGGCGCCGTGCACGGCGTGGATATCCAGCCCGAGATGCTCGAACTGCTTGCCCAAAAAATGAAAGCCGCCGGCATCGCCAATGTCAAAGGCGTGCTCGGTACCATCAGCGATCCCAAGCTGCCGCCAAATTCAATCGACCTTGCCATTATGGTTGATGTGTATCATGAGTTTTCTCATCCCTACGAAATGATGGCCGGCATCGTGAATGGCCTCAAAATTGGTGGCCGCATCGCCTTTGTGGAATATCGCGGCGAAGACCCCAAAGTTCCCATCAAACGCCTCCACAAAATGACCGAAGCGCAGGTCAAAAAAGAAGCTGCCCTCTTCCCGCTCAAACACGTGGGCACTTATAAAAAACTCCCGTGGCAACACGTGGTGTTTTTTGAGAAGGTGAGCGCCACTAAATAG
- a CDS encoding TraR/DksA C4-type zinc finger protein: protein MTPERLSHFRERLLALEKEIQADLAVSKDASGVVELDTAIGRLSRMDAMQNQQMALELRRRQEQQLQRITNALKRMNQNRYGFCGRCKQPIAEERLEISPDVVMCVKCA, encoded by the coding sequence ATGACGCCCGAACGCCTCAGCCATTTTCGCGAACGCCTGCTCGCGTTGGAAAAAGAAATCCAAGCCGACCTCGCCGTCAGTAAGGATGCCTCCGGCGTGGTGGAGCTGGACACCGCCATCGGCCGCCTCTCGCGGATGGACGCCATGCAAAACCAGCAAATGGCCCTCGAACTGCGCCGTCGCCAAGAGCAACAACTCCAACGCATCACCAATGCCCTCAAGCGAATGAATCAAAACCGCTACGGCTTCTGCGGCCGTTGCAAACAACCCATCGCCGAAGAACGGCTCGAAATTTCCCCCGACGTAGTAATGTGCGTCAAGTGCGCGTGA
- the eno gene encoding phosphopyruvate hydratase: MTTIIDIQAREILDSRGNPTVEADVILDSGTMGRAAVPSGASTGVNEAVELRDGVKKRFGGKGVQKAVKNIETKILPELLGRDATDQVGIDHAMLAVDGTATKSKLGANAVLAVSLATAKAAANALGQPLYKYLGGPNAKVLPVPMANVINGGAHSDAPIDFQEFMVMPTGLPTFSEGLRAITEIFHALKGVLKKRGLSTAVGDEGGFAPALKGTEDALECILAAIKAAGYKAGKDIHLALDVASSEFYDSKKKRYVFKKGDGRKMTADAMVDFYAQLTKKYPIISIEDGCDENDWAGWKKLTDKIGDQVQLVGDDLFVTNVKFLQKGIDTATANSILVKVNQIGSLTETLDAVELAHNNNYTAVLSHRSGETEDATIADLAVATNCGQIKTGSLSRSDRTAKYNQLLRIEQELGSSAVYGGRI, from the coding sequence ATGACGACCATTATTGATATTCAAGCCCGCGAGATTCTCGATTCCCGTGGCAACCCAACTGTCGAAGCCGATGTCATTCTCGACAGCGGAACAATGGGCCGCGCCGCCGTGCCCAGCGGTGCCAGCACCGGCGTCAACGAAGCCGTTGAACTGCGCGATGGCGTCAAGAAACGCTTCGGCGGCAAAGGCGTGCAAAAGGCGGTCAAGAATATCGAGACCAAAATTCTGCCCGAACTGCTCGGACGCGATGCCACCGATCAAGTGGGCATCGACCACGCGATGCTTGCCGTCGATGGCACCGCCACCAAATCCAAACTCGGCGCCAACGCCGTGCTCGCCGTATCCCTCGCCACCGCCAAAGCTGCGGCCAATGCGCTAGGACAGCCGCTTTATAAATACCTTGGCGGGCCAAACGCCAAAGTGCTCCCCGTACCGATGGCGAATGTCATCAACGGCGGCGCGCACAGCGATGCGCCAATTGATTTCCAGGAATTTATGGTGATGCCCACCGGCTTGCCCACATTCAGCGAAGGCTTGAGAGCGATCACCGAAATTTTCCACGCGCTCAAAGGCGTGCTTAAAAAGCGCGGACTCTCCACCGCCGTTGGCGATGAAGGCGGCTTTGCCCCCGCACTCAAGGGCACCGAGGACGCGCTCGAGTGCATCCTCGCCGCCATCAAAGCCGCCGGTTACAAGGCCGGCAAAGACATCCACCTCGCGCTCGATGTGGCCAGCAGCGAGTTTTACGACAGCAAAAAGAAACGCTACGTGTTCAAGAAAGGCGATGGCCGAAAAATGACCGCCGATGCGATGGTCGATTTCTACGCCCAGCTCACCAAAAAATATCCCATCATCAGCATCGAAGACGGCTGCGACGAAAACGACTGGGCCGGTTGGAAAAAACTCACCGACAAAATCGGCGACCAAGTCCAACTCGTCGGCGATGATCTCTTCGTCACCAACGTTAAATTCCTGCAAAAAGGCATCGACACTGCCACGGCCAACTCCATCCTCGTCAAGGTCAACCAAATCGGTTCTCTGACCGAGACCCTCGACGCCGTCGAACTCGCTCACAACAATAACTATACCGCCGTCCTCAGCCATCGCAGCGGCGAAACCGAAGACGCCACCATCGCCGACCTCGCCGTGGCCACCAACTGCGGCCAAATCAAAACCGGCTCCCTCAGCCGCAGCGACCGCACCGCCAAATACAACCAGCTCCTCCGCATCGAACAGGAGCTGGGCAGCAGCGCGGTATACGGCGGGCGGATTTAA
- a CDS encoding dicarboxylate/amino acid:cation symporter: MAWYKRLHWQIILGLVLGTAYGIGAAHWGWGGFTADWIAPFGKIFLNLLKLIAMPLVLASLVCGVASLSDFKKLSRMGGKTIGLYLATTAVAVTIGLLVVNTINPGKKLPQETRAQLQEQYKSDVAKRSDVAAETQKRGPLQPLVDMVPDNFLEAAGNNRAMLQVVFASLLFGAALVLVEERKRKPVYDVFAGLQEVVIKVVHLIMLMAPIGVFALIADTINTMAKDDPSQIISLLGSLGWYCAAVVIGLALHAIIVYLGLLKLLTPLSIKHFFRGIGQAQLLAFSTSSSGATLPVTMKCAEEHLGASKEVSSFVLPLGATINMDGTALYQAVAAVFIAQASGIELTLAAQVTIVFTAVLASIGTAAVPGAGIVMLIVILEAINVPGEGIALILGVDRILDMCRTVVNVTGDSTVACIIASSENQLDPPPVD; this comes from the coding sequence ATGGCTTGGTACAAGCGACTACATTGGCAGATCATCCTCGGCCTCGTGCTCGGCACCGCCTACGGCATTGGCGCGGCACACTGGGGCTGGGGCGGGTTTACGGCGGACTGGATCGCCCCCTTCGGAAAAATTTTCCTCAACCTCCTCAAGCTCATCGCGATGCCGCTGGTGCTCGCCTCGCTGGTATGCGGCGTGGCGTCGCTTTCTGATTTCAAAAAACTTTCGCGGATGGGCGGCAAGACCATCGGGCTGTACCTCGCCACCACCGCCGTGGCGGTGACGATTGGCTTGCTTGTCGTCAACACCATCAATCCCGGCAAAAAATTACCGCAAGAAACGCGGGCTCAACTTCAGGAACAATACAAATCCGACGTGGCCAAACGCAGTGATGTCGCCGCTGAAACTCAAAAGCGCGGGCCGCTCCAGCCGTTAGTGGATATGGTTCCGGACAATTTTCTCGAAGCCGCCGGCAACAACCGCGCCATGCTACAGGTGGTCTTCGCCAGCTTGCTCTTTGGCGCGGCGCTGGTTTTGGTGGAGGAACGAAAACGAAAACCCGTTTACGATGTGTTCGCCGGCCTGCAAGAGGTCGTCATCAAAGTAGTACACCTCATTATGCTGATGGCGCCCATCGGCGTGTTTGCGCTCATTGCCGACACCATCAACACGATGGCCAAGGACGATCCTTCGCAAATTATTTCGCTGCTCGGCTCCCTCGGTTGGTATTGCGCCGCAGTCGTCATCGGCCTCGCGCTGCACGCGATCATTGTTTACCTCGGTTTGCTCAAACTCCTCACGCCGCTTTCCATCAAACATTTTTTCAGAGGCATCGGCCAGGCGCAGTTGCTGGCCTTCTCCACCAGCAGCAGCGGCGCCACCTTGCCGGTCACGATGAAATGCGCGGAGGAACATCTTGGCGCCTCCAAGGAAGTTTCTTCATTCGTGCTGCCGCTCGGCGCCACCATCAATATGGACGGCACCGCCCTGTACCAAGCCGTGGCCGCCGTGTTCATTGCCCAAGCCAGCGGCATCGAGCTTACGTTGGCCGCGCAAGTCACCATTGTGTTCACCGCGGTGCTCGCCTCCATCGGCACCGCCGCCGTGCCGGGCGCGGGCATTGTGATGCTCATTGTGATTCTCGAAGCCATCAATGTCCCCGGCGAAGGCATTGCGCTGATCCTCGGCGTGGACCGCATTCTTGACATGTGCCGCACGGTGGTTAACGTCACCGGAGATTCCACGGTGGCTTGCATCATCGCGTCGTCTGAAAATCAACTGGATCCCCCTCCGGTAGATTAG
- a CDS encoding homoserine dehydrogenase, translating into MRTVNIGIIGGGTVGGGVVQALRRNGALMASRLGVRLRVERIAVRSRCKKRAVKLPANLLTTDWREIVEDPKIDLVVELMGGTTTAKDVVLAALRAGKPVVTANKALLAFHGEKLFAASEKSGANLYYEASVAGGIPIIKLLREGLIGNRVTELYGILNGTCNFILTQMQEDGMGFDEAVADAQAQGFAEADPSTDVDGHDAAHKVGILASLAHGFWVKPKRVYTEGIRHVTPQDLAFADQLGYRIKLLGTVKAAKDAPVQVTMYPALVPKNHVLASVGGVYNAIYLKGDVLGDTLYYGQGAGQDATASAVLGDIADAALDLKHDSPERVRAFTPHEANGEVGAIDDVVNSYYLRLNVLDRPGVLNQVASTLAKAKISIASVLQPEGQEGKNVLLALMLHAAPEASMANALKAIRKISAVKKPTMIRVENFD; encoded by the coding sequence ATGCGCACAGTGAATATAGGCATAATCGGCGGCGGCACCGTGGGTGGCGGCGTGGTGCAGGCATTGCGGCGTAATGGCGCGCTGATGGCGAGCCGCCTTGGCGTGCGCTTGCGCGTGGAACGCATCGCTGTGCGGAGCCGTTGCAAGAAGCGCGCGGTGAAGTTGCCGGCAAATTTATTGACGACCGATTGGCGCGAGATTGTTGAGGATCCAAAAATCGATTTGGTGGTGGAGTTAATGGGCGGCACGACGACGGCAAAGGACGTGGTGCTCGCGGCCTTGCGCGCGGGCAAACCGGTGGTGACGGCGAACAAAGCGTTGCTGGCATTTCACGGCGAAAAACTTTTTGCGGCTTCGGAGAAGAGCGGCGCGAATCTTTATTACGAGGCCAGCGTGGCAGGCGGGATTCCGATCATCAAATTATTACGCGAAGGGCTCATCGGCAATCGCGTCACCGAGCTGTACGGCATCCTCAATGGTACGTGCAATTTTATCCTCACGCAAATGCAGGAAGACGGAATGGGCTTCGACGAGGCGGTCGCCGATGCGCAGGCGCAAGGCTTCGCCGAGGCGGATCCCTCAACGGATGTGGATGGCCACGATGCGGCGCACAAGGTCGGCATTCTCGCTTCGCTCGCGCACGGGTTTTGGGTGAAGCCCAAGCGCGTGTACACCGAGGGCATCCGCCACGTGACGCCGCAGGATTTGGCGTTTGCCGATCAATTGGGCTATCGCATCAAACTGCTCGGCACGGTGAAAGCCGCCAAGGATGCGCCGGTGCAGGTGACGATGTATCCGGCGCTTGTCCCCAAAAATCACGTGCTCGCCAGTGTGGGTGGCGTGTACAATGCGATTTATTTGAAAGGCGATGTCCTTGGCGACACTTTATATTACGGCCAAGGCGCGGGACAGGACGCCACGGCCAGCGCGGTGTTGGGCGACATCGCGGATGCGGCGTTGGATTTAAAGCACGATTCGCCCGAGCGCGTGCGCGCTTTCACGCCACACGAAGCCAATGGTGAGGTCGGCGCGATTGATGATGTGGTGAACAGTTATTATTTGCGGCTCAATGTGTTGGACCGCCCCGGCGTGCTCAATCAAGTGGCGTCGACTTTAGCCAAAGCCAAAATCAGCATCGCGTCTGTCTTGCAACCGGAAGGGCAGGAAGGCAAAAATGTTTTGCTCGCGCTGATGCTGCATGCCGCGCCCGAGGCTTCGATGGCGAATGCGCTGAAAGCGATCCGGAAAATTTCCGCCGTGAAAAAACCCACGATGATTCGAGTAGAAAACTTTGATTAA
- a CDS encoding threonine synthase, which produces MSSEHKNAAGWRGIIQGYREHLAVGLETPIISLHEGNTPLIRVPNFVEAIGGAFDLYLKYEGLNPTSSFKDRGMTMAVTKAKARGVQVVACASTGNTSASAAAYAARAKMKCVVLIPESKIARGKLAQALMYGATTLQMPGNFDDALTIVRELCADGVVESVNSINPHRIEGQKTAAFEICDALGDAPDMHVLPVGNAGNISAYWKGYREYADAGKSDTLPRMMGFQAAGAAPFVEDVFIDHPETIASAIRIGKPANWQPAKAALQFSAGAIDKVTDEEILTAYQMISAQEGIFVEPASAAALAGIIKLQSANKIAEGSIVVATMTGHGLKDPDTAVEHAKVKATTVEPNLDAVKAAIGL; this is translated from the coding sequence ATGAGCAGTGAACACAAAAACGCCGCCGGTTGGCGCGGCATCATTCAAGGCTATCGCGAGCATCTCGCGGTGGGGCTGGAAACGCCGATCATCAGTTTACATGAAGGCAATACGCCGCTCATTCGCGTGCCCAATTTTGTGGAGGCGATCGGCGGTGCGTTTGATTTATATCTGAAATACGAGGGGCTCAATCCCACCTCATCCTTCAAAGATCGCGGGATGACGATGGCCGTCACCAAAGCCAAGGCACGCGGCGTGCAGGTGGTCGCCTGCGCCAGCACGGGCAACACCAGCGCGAGCGCTGCCGCATATGCCGCGCGCGCGAAAATGAAATGCGTGGTGCTCATCCCCGAAAGCAAAATCGCCCGCGGCAAACTTGCCCAAGCGTTGATGTACGGGGCGACCACGCTGCAGATGCCCGGTAACTTTGATGACGCGCTGACGATCGTGCGCGAGCTGTGCGCCGATGGCGTGGTGGAATCGGTGAACAGCATCAACCCGCATCGGATCGAAGGGCAGAAAACGGCGGCGTTTGAAATCTGCGATGCGCTCGGCGACGCGCCGGATATGCACGTGCTGCCCGTGGGCAATGCCGGCAATATTTCGGCGTATTGGAAAGGCTACCGCGAATATGCCGACGCCGGAAAAAGCGACACGCTGCCGCGTATGATGGGTTTTCAAGCCGCCGGTGCCGCGCCGTTTGTGGAGGACGTGTTTATCGATCACCCCGAAACCATCGCCAGCGCCATTCGCATCGGCAAACCCGCCAACTGGCAACCGGCCAAGGCCGCGCTGCAATTTTCCGCCGGCGCGATTGACAAAGTCACCGACGAAGAAATTTTGACTGCGTACCAAATGATCAGCGCGCAAGAGGGCATCTTCGTCGAGCCCGCTTCGGCGGCCGCGCTCGCGGGAATCATCAAACTCCAAAGTGCCAATAAAATCGCCGAAGGCAGCATCGTGGTGGCGACGATGACCGGCCACGGATTGAAAGATCCGGACACCGCTGTGGAGCACGCGAAGGTTAAAGCCACGACGGTGGAACCGAATTTGGATGCGGTGAAAGCTGCGATTGGACTGTAA